TTTCATTTCATTTTCATCACTAACATTAATCATCGTTAAGTAATAGAACGGCGGGTATGAACCCATTTTTCGCAGCTGCATTTCGTGGTTATAAAACCCGATAAAATCATGCTTTTTAGCGAATTCAATACTGTAATGTTCTGGGTTATAGCTTTGAACGATGACTTCCCCTGTCCGCTCGTGCCGCCCTGCTCGCCCACTTACTTGAGTGAGAAGTTGGAAAGTTCGTTCCGAGGCGCGAAAGTCTGGTAAATGAAGCATCGTGTCGGCATTTAATACGCCAACTAACGTAATGTCTGGAAAATCTAGTCCTTTGGCAATCATTTGCGTACCAAGTAAGATATCCGCTTCGTGATTGCGGAAGCTTTTGAGTAACTTTTCATGGGCGCCTTTTGTTCTCGTTGTATCTACGTCCATCCGGATGACGCGCGCTTCTGGAATTAATTTGGTCAAACTTTCTTCTACTTTTTGTGTACCAGTACCAAAATAGCGAATATGCTCGCCTTCGCAGCTCGGGCATTTTTGTGGAACACGTTCTTCATGTCCGCAGTAATGACATTTCATTTGGTTGCTCGATTGATGATAAGTGAGCGAAATATCGCAGTTCGGACATTCCACAACATAACCACAATCACGGCACATCACAAAGGAGGAATAGCCACGGCGATTTAGCATTAAAACCGTTTGTTCTTTTTTGGCAATTCGATCTTTGATTTTTTCCAGCAACTCAGTCGAAAATTCAGTGCGGTTTTCTTTGCGTAATTCTTCGCGCATGTCGACAACACTCACTTCTGGCATCGCCCGATCATTGACCCGGCTAGGAAGTTCGATTAACGTATACACACCTTTTTTCGCTCTAGCAAAAGATTCAAGGGACGGCGTGGCGCTTCCGAGAACTACTGGGCATTGATATTTTGTTGCGCGCCAAATGGCCACATCTCTTGCATGATAACGCGGATTATCTTCTTGTTTGTAACTTGCTTCATGCTCTTCGTCGATAATAATAATGCCGAGATTTTCAAACGGTGCAAATACGGCGGAGCGAGCCCCAACGACAACGCGCGCTTCTTTACGTTCAATTTTGCGCCATTCGTCGTATTTTTCTCCGGAAGATAGCGCACTATGTAGTACCGCGACCTCGCTTCCAAAGCGGCTTTTGAATCGCTCTACCATTTGCGGCGTAAGGGAAATTTCCGGTACTAAAACGATGGCTTCTTTGCCTTCTTTTAATTTTGCTTCGATGGTTTGTAAATAGATTTCGGTTTTCCCACTTCCGGTAACCCCGTGTATTAGGAATGTTTCTTGATTAGTTGCTGCGGTGATTTTCTCGCACGCAGTTTGTTGATCTGGTAATAACTGAAGCGATTCACTTTTTTCAAATTGGTGATTTTCATAGGGATCACGCGAAACAATTTTTTCTTGAATAGAAAGCAACCCTAAGTCGACTAATTTTTTTAGCGTGGCATCCGTTGTTTCCGCTTGTTTTTTTAACTCAGCTGCCGTAATTTCGTTGCCTTCAAATGCTTGGAAAAATGCGAGTACACGTGACTGTGCTTTGGCATTTTTCGGCATATCTTCTATTATTTCAGCTAGTTGGTGTGGTGATTTGAGACAGTTAACAACGCGAACTTTTTTACTCGTGATTTTGTTTTTGACTTGGTAGACTACTTCCACGCTGCCTTCTCTGACCCATTTGCCAATTTGTTTGAGTAAACCGCGGGCTTCTGCCACTTTCCAGTCTAGTGTTTCGTAGCCTTCAAATAGCTGCTCTAATTCTTCGTTTTCCTCATCTAAGCGCAAAAAATATTTTTCATATTTTGCTCGTAGCGCGGCTGGTAACATGGCTTGGTAAGCAGACACCCGGAAACTCAGCGTATCTTCTGCTAACCAA
The sequence above is drawn from the Listeria monocytogenes genome and encodes:
- the priA gene encoding primosomal protein N' yields the protein MINIAKVIVDVPAMQVDRPFDYYIPEDLEELIRPGMRVSVPFGNRKIQGFVIALGETEENPKLKGIDGVMDLAPVLNEELMELGDWLAEDTLSFRVSAYQAMLPAALRAKYEKYFLRLDEENEELEQLFEGYETLDWKVAEARGLLKQIGKWVREGSVEVVYQVKNKITSKKVRVVNCLKSPHQLAEIIEDMPKNAKAQSRVLAFFQAFEGNEITAAELKKQAETTDATLKKLVDLGLLSIQEKIVSRDPYENHQFEKSESLQLLPDQQTACEKITAATNQETFLIHGVTGSGKTEIYLQTIEAKLKEGKEAIVLVPEISLTPQMVERFKSRFGSEVAVLHSALSSGEKYDEWRKIERKEARVVVGARSAVFAPFENLGIIIIDEEHEASYKQEDNPRYHARDVAIWRATKYQCPVVLGSATPSLESFARAKKGVYTLIELPSRVNDRAMPEVSVVDMREELRKENRTEFSTELLEKIKDRIAKKEQTVLMLNRRGYSSFVMCRDCGYVVECPNCDISLTYHQSSNQMKCHYCGHEERVPQKCPSCEGEHIRYFGTGTQKVEESLTKLIPEARVIRMDVDTTRTKGAHEKLLKSFRNHEADILLGTQMIAKGLDFPDITLVGVLNADTMLHLPDFRASERTFQLLTQVSGRAGRHERTGEVIVQSYNPEHYSIEFAKKHDFIGFYNHEMQLRKMGSYPPFYYLTMINVSDENEMKAIRTIQEMAQFLRGKLGPDAVILGPVPSTITRIKNKYRYQCIIKYKIEPNLKKELKTLITHYQKDQQKGLTITIDVQPYVLM